From a region of the Mercurialis annua linkage group LG1-X, ddMerAnnu1.2, whole genome shotgun sequence genome:
- the LOC126665306 gene encoding dolichol kinase EVAN — MIGSSLSPSRLLNGERAVVMLFIGCIFFSLPVSLLLHGVVLSAVSLLSLCVELRAESSSSSLSQFKTRPGASSGIFLGAVTLPAVMLSKLIQLSRAFSLHQIEFEELNYLSMQYWATSASCFSVLIFLCWIMWHSNGSVHHAQHKAWDVIFSLSCIVLCATILILSGSGMQTAELLWVIVHGFVAVKLVQHLLDTFPSCASIGEAFMVTIGLVIYFGDMLACTTAKFDGYWVSSKAVLVESEIRRSEISTVIQGLLLGLLLFPVIFKFVLHMWECFYCGTNFGAGACSERGKALLFFASLGLIMVLIVPSWMQFVQNFQVHPFLWVITYVFSEPLKRLSLCIYWVSVIYVSVLRFYSISKSSKIERILLRKYYHLMAVLMFLPAVIFQPKFLDLALGAALAVFLTLEIIRVWRIWPLGQLIHQFMNAFTDHRDSDLLIVSHFSLLLGCALPIWMSSGYNDRPLAPFAGILSLGIGDTMASMVGYKYGVLRWSKSGKKTIEGTAAGITSVLAACSVLLPILASAGYIFTQHWVSLLLAVIVSGLLEAYTAQLDNAFIPLVFYSLLCL, encoded by the exons ATGATCGGCTCCTCCCTCTCGCCGTCGCGGTTGCTCAACGGCGAGAGAGCCGTGGTTATGCTATTCATCGGTTGCATCTTCTTCTCTCTCCCTGTCTCTCTCCTCCTCCACGGCGTCGTTTTATCCGCAGTATCTCTCTTATCTCTTTGCGTAGAATTACGCGCCGAGTCCTCCTCTTCTTCTCTTTCTCAATTCAAAACTAG ACCTGGTGCTTCGTCGGGGATCTTTTTAGGTGCAGTTACATTACCGGCTGTTATGCTTTCGAAATTGATACAACTTTCAAGAGCATTCTCATTACATCAGATTGAATTTGAAG AGCTTAATTATTTGTCAATGCAATACTGGGCGACTTCTGCTAGCTGCTTCAGTGTACTTATCTTTCTCTGCTGGATCATGTGGCATTCAAATGGCAGTGTGCACCATGCCCAACATAAAGCATGGGATGTTATTTTTAGCTTAAGTTGCATCGTTCTATGTGCAACAATTCTTATTTTGTCCGGTTCTG GTATGCAAACTGCAGAGTTGCTGTGGGTGATCGTTCATGGATTCGTAGCAGTGAAGCTAGTGCAGCATCTACTTGATACCTTTCCCTCATGTGCTTCCATAG GGGAAGCATTTATGGTCACTATAGGTCTCGTTATCTATTTCGGTGACATGTTGGCCTGTACCACTGCAAAG TTTGATGGATACTGGGTTTCATCAAAGGCAGTCCTTGTAGAATCGGAAATCAGAAGAAGTGAGATTAGTACTGTAATTCAG GGCCTACTTCTTGGCCTTCTTCTCTTCCCGGTTATCTTCAAATTTGTTCTCCATATGTGGGAGTGCTTTTATTGCGGAACAAACTTTGGAGCAGGGGCATGTAGTGAGAGAGGAAAAGCACTTCTATTTTTTGCTTCTCTCGGTCTTATCATGGTTTTAATTGTTCCTTCATGGATGCAGTTTGTTCAGAATTTTCAAGTGCATCCATTTTTATG GGTGATAACCTATGTCTTTTCGGAACCGCTAAAAAGACTTTCATTATGTATTTACTGGGTGTCTGTGATATACGTCTCTGTTCTGAGGTTTTACAGCATATCAAAGAGTAGTAAGATTGAGAGAATTCTTCTTCGAAAATATTACCATCTGATGGCTGTTTTAATGTTCCTGCCCGCTGTTATCTTTCAG CCAAAGTTTCTTGACCTTGCTCTTGGTGCAGCCTTGGCAGTTTTCTTGACCTTAGAAATCATCCGA GTATGGAGAATTTGGCCTTTGGGACAACTCATACATCAATTTATGAACGCATTCACTGACCATCGTGACTCTGATCTTCTTATTGTCAG CCACTTTTCACTGTTATTGGGATGTGCACTCCCTATTTGGATGTCTTCTGGGTACAATGACAGGCCTCTTGCTCCTTTTGCTGGAATTTTGAGCCTTGGAATTGGGGATACAATG GCATCAATGGTTGGGTACAAATACGGTGTCCTCAGATGGAGCAAAAGTGGGA AGAAAACAATTGAAGGCACTGCAGCTGGTATAACATCTGTCCTGGCTGCATGCTCTGTTTTGCTGCCAATTCTAGCTTCTGCCGGATACATTTTTACCCAG CACTGGGTCTCACTTCTCCTAGCAGTGATTGTGAGTGGTTTATTGGAGGCATATACAGCACAACTTGATAATGCTTTTATACCACTCGTTTTCTACAGTCTTCTATGTTTATAA
- the LOC126680862 gene encoding UDP-glycosyltransferase 86A2: MEDKTLNTKPHAIFIPYPLQGHLIPSAHLAMKLASQGFTITFINTYAIHHQTSKAAQTKTGAGPDMFAKARESGLDIRYKTVSDGLPVAFDRSLNHDQFMAALLHVFSAHVEEAVAEIVSSGEDVHCLIADTFFVWPSKIAYKFGLLHISFWTEPALVFTLYYHVDLLRLNCHFACQDCREDTIDYIPGVKGIEPKDTMSYLQETETTSVCHQIIFNSFNDTKKADFVICNSVQELEPTTISALQHKIPFYAIGPTFFVDFSQNTLATSLWSESDCNRWLDDQPDRSVLYVSFGSYAHITKHDLTEIANGLAQSKVSFLWVLRPDIVSSDDLNPLPQEFLEEVSDRSIIVPWCSQHNVLTHRAIGGFLTHCGWNSTLESIWCEVPLLCFPLYTDQFTNRKLVVDDWKIGINMTNRKLIFKEDVSRNIDRLMCGKSRDAIRDRIKGVKKILENAVSPSGSSKQNMAQFIKDLKDKIEKKKTQSKKSICNGT, encoded by the exons ATGGAAGACAAAACACTCAACACTAAACCTCACGCAATCTTCATCCCATACCCACTTCAAGGCCATTTAATCCCATCCGCCCATCTAGCCATGAAGCTTGCATCACAAGGTTTCACCATCACCTTCATCAACACCTACGCAATCCACCACCAAACCTCTAAGGCAGCCCAAACAAAAACCGGGGCCGGACCCGACATGTTCGCTAAGGCCCGTGAATCGGGCCTCGACATCCGGTATAAGACCGTGTCCGACGGGTTACCGGTGGCATTCGATAGGTCATTGAACCATGATCAGTTTATGGCAGCTTTGTTGCATGTTTTTTCAGCTCATGTTGAGGAGGCCGTGGCTGAAATTGTTTCTTCGGGTGAAGATGTGCATTGTTTGATTGCTGATACATTTTTTGTTTGGCCTTCAAAAATTGCATATAAATTTGGATTGCTGCATATTTCATTTTGGACAGAACCTGCTTTGGTGTTTACTTTGTATTATCATGTGGATCTTCTCAGGTTAAATTGTCATTTTGCTTGTCAAG ATTGTCGTGAAGACACTATAGATTACATACCAGGAGTAAAAGGAATTGAACCAAAGGACACAATGTCATATCTTCAAGAAACAGAAACAACTTCAGTTTgtcatcaaattatttttaactccTTCAATGATACTAAAAAGGCTGATTTTGTAATTTGCAATTCGGTTCAAGAACTCGAACCGACCACCATTTCAGCTCTACAACACAAAATCCCATTCTATGCAATCGGACCAACTTTCTTTGTTGACTTTAGCCAAAACACTCTAGCCACGAGCCTATGGTCCGAGTCCGATTGCAACCGATGGCTCGATGACCAGCCCGACCGCTCGGTCCTTTACGTTTCATTTGGTAGCTATGCTCATATTACCAAACATGACCTAACCGAGATAGCAAATGGGCTTGCCCAAAGCAAAGTGAGCTTTCTTTGGGTACTTCGGCCCGATATCGTGAGCTCGGACGATCTTAATCCGTTACCCCAGGAATTTTTAGAAGAGGTTTCTGACCGTTCGATCATCGTACCTTGGTGCAGTCAACATAATGTGTTGACTCATCGGGCAATCGGAGGGTTCTTAACTCATTGCGGATGGAATTCTACATTGGAAAGTATATGGTGTGAAGTACCATTATTGTGTTTCCCTCTTTATACTGATCAATTCACTAATAGAAAATTAGTGGTTGATGATTGGAAAATTGGGATTAATATGACTAatagaaaattgatttttaaagagGATGTTTCAAGAAATATTGACCGTTTGATGTGTGGAAAATCAAGAGATGCGATTAGGGATAGAATCAAGGGTGTTAAGAAAATATTGGAAAATGCAGTGTCGCCCAGTGGATCATCAAAGCAAAATATGGCTCAGTTTATCAAGGATTTGAAGGacaagattgaaaaaaaaaaaactcaaagtAAGAAATCAATTTGTAATGGAACTTAA
- the LOC126664256 gene encoding ABC transporter G family member 3, translated as MEEIHSQSDNYRSSSSSASSPASRVPSSNFFYLRKPGSLRQPISFEDSPEWEDTDIDVRVDEGGDSINVAATPASPSLSKLNSGSLPSPPLPESAAVARKIAGASVVWKDLTVTIQGKRKYSDKVVKSSNGYALPGTMTVIMGPAKSGKSTLLRAISGKSHHSAKIYGEVFVNGTKSQLPYGSYGFVERETTLIGSLTVREYLYYSALLQLPGFFCKKKSVVEDAIHAMSLSDYANKLIGGHCYMKGLPRGERRRLSIARELVMRPHILFIDEPLYHLDSVSALLMMVTLRKLASTGCTLIFTIYQSSTEVFGLFDRICLLSNGNTLFFGETLACLQHFSNAGFPCPIMQSPSDHFLRAINTDFDRIIAMCKNWQDDGDFSSVNMDTAVAIRTLEATFKSSADAATVETMILRLTEKEGPNLRSKGKASCATRIAVLTWRSLLIMSREWKYYWLRLILCMLLTLCIGTVFSGLGHSLSSVVTRVAAIFVFVSFTSLLGIAGVPSLLKEIKIYASEESNRHSGALVFLLGQLLSSIPFLFLISISSSLVFYFLIGLRDDFSLLMYFVLNFFISLLVNEGLMLLIGSLWQHVFWSILTLVSIHVVMMLSAGYFRIRNALPGPVWTYPVSYIAFHTYSIQGLLENEYVGTSFAVGVRTISGFQALRSAYDISSDSNSKWENLLVLFLMAIGYRILLLIVLHFHVGKNESILKFCRCSKETNSSR; from the exons ATGGAAGAGATACATTCACAATCAGATAATTATAGGTCTTCTTCATCTTCAGCCAGTAGTCCTGCGAGCCGTGTGCCTTCAAGTAACTTTTTCTACTTGCGGAAGCCTGGTTCACTTCGACAACCAATCTCATTTGAGGATTCACCAGAGTGGGAGGATACAGATATAGATGTTAGGGTGGATGAAGGAGGTGACTCGATCAATGTTGCTGCCACGCCAGCCTCCCCGTCGCTATCAAAGCTCAATAGTGGGTCATTGCCGTCCCCACCGTTACCAGAGAGTGCAGCCGTTGCAAGAAAGATTGCAGGAGCTTCCGTTGTGTGGAAAGACTTGACTGTTACTATCCAGGGTAAAAGAAAATACTCTGATAAAGTTGTCAAGAGCTCAAATGGATATGCTTTACCAGGGACAATGACAGTAATCATGGGTCCTGCAAAATCAGGGAAATCCACATTGCTTAGGGCTATTTCAG GAAAATCGCATCATTCAGCCAAAATATATGGCGAAGTCTTTGTGAATGGCACAAAATCACAGTTGCCCTATGGGTCATAT GGTTTCGTTGAAAGGGAAACAACTCTAATTGGGTCCCTCACAGTTCGAGAATATCTATACTACTCTGCACTACTTCAACTCCCAGGTTTCTTCTGCAAGAAGAAGAGTGTGGTGGAGGATGCAATCCATGCCATGTCCTTGAGTGATTATGCAAACAAACTGATTGGTGGCCATTGTTACATGAAAGGCCTTCCTAGGGGTGAGAGAAGGCGTCTTAGTATTGCTCGGGAGTTAGTGATGAGGCCCCATATCTTATTTATAGATGAGCCCCTTTATCATCTTGACAG TGTCTCTGCTCTTTTGATGATGGTTACACTAAGGAAGCTTGCTAGCACTGGCTGCACTCTTATCTTTACCATTTACCAGAGCAGTACAGAAGTATTTGGTCTTTTTGATAGAATCTGTCTGCTTTCCAATGGAAATACATTATTTTTTGGGGAAACTTTAGCTTGTTTGCAG CACTTCTCAAATGCTGGATTTCCTTGTCCTATCATGCAAAGTCCTTCTGATCACTTCTTACGTGCAATAAACACAGACTTCGACAGGATAATTGCAATGTGTAAAAATTGGCAG GATGATGGAGATTTCTCATCAGTGAATATGGACACTGCTGTTGCCATACGTACTCTAGAAGCAACATTTAAATCGTCTGCAGATGCTGCTACAGTTGAAACAATGATATTGCGACTCACAGAAAAG GAGGGTCCGAATCTTAGAAGCAAGGGAAAAGCTAGCTGTGCTACGAGGATTGCAGTTTTGACTTGGAGATCATTGTTGATCATGTCAAGGGAATGGAAATACTATTGGCTTCGACTTATTCTTTGCATGCTTCTTACACTCTGTATTGGCACCGTCTTTTCCGGCCTAGGACATTCTCTGTCTTCAGTAGTG ACGAGGGTAGCAGCAATATTCGTATTTGTATCATTTACTTCGCTTCTAGGAATTGCAGGAGTACCGTCACTTCTGAAGGAAATCAAG ATATATGCCAGTGAAGAGTCAAATAGGCATTCAGGAGCATTAGTCTTTTTACTTGGCCAGCTTCTCTCCAGCATTCCTTTCCTTTTCCTCATCTCCATTTCATCAAGTCTCGTCTTCTACTTTCTGATAGGCCTGAGAGATGATTTCAGCTTGTTGATGTACTTTGTTTTGAATTTCTTCATCTCTCTCCTagtaaatgaaggactaatgcTGCTTATTGGTTCCCTGTGGCAACATGTTTTCTGGAGTATTTTGACGTTGGTATCCATACAT GTGGTCATGATGCTTTCTGCCGGGTATTTTAGAATTCGAAATGCTTTGCCGGGACCAGTGTGGACATATCCAGTATCATATATTGCATTTCATACTTATTCTATCCAG GGACTTTTGGAGAATGAGTATGTAGGGACTTCATTTGCGGTGGGAGTAAGAACTATTTCCGGGTTTCAGGCACTGCGAAGTGCATACGATATCTCTTCAGACAGTAATTCAAAATGGGAGAATCTATTGGTATTGTTTCTCATGGCAATTGGGTACCGTATACTACTATTAATTGTACTGCATTTTCATGTTGGAAAAAACGAATCAATACTCAAGTTTTGTCGGTGTAGTAAGGAAACAAACAGTTCGAGATAA